A stretch of DNA from Coccidioides posadasii str. Silveira chromosome 1, complete sequence:
GACAAAGGGCTGGGCCGAGGGAAGAGGAGCAAGAATTAGAGAGCGCTAAAAACGAACGGAATATATAGCTACTAAGACAAGAGCGAAAGAATTAAAAGGAGTACAACGGGCAAAGTTGATTGCAGGCCTGTTCTGAAGGTTGGCGATGGCAGCTGGGCAACGATGTGCTTTCTGGCTGCTTCGGCGACGGGCGAAACCTCCCCTATCGATAATGCTTATCGGCCACCCAATCAGGGGAGGCGGCGCGGAGGCGGCAGAATAGATACGCCGAAGCCCGGCGTTGTCACGTCCCCTCAAGCCGCCCCCTTTCCCACGGGCGAGATATCCAAGACGCGCCGTGAGCGACGAGACCCTGGTTTGGCCTCATCGAGCAGAAGAACAAGTCTCGTCGGGAATACTTTGTAGAAACATAGaaactttttctttttttgccctGTCACCTCCACCCGTCTGCTTGTTAGCCGGCCGTTGGACACCTGGCCTGTTTCGTGGCATGCTGATTATGTAACCTAGCCTGAGAGGGAGCTCGACAGCAAGCCCCAGAATCGTCACCAAAGCATGTGCAAGGGCCAGGTTTCCCTAACCGCACCCTCCAGGAGCCATTTCAAATTTCCTTCCGTTAAAGCGTTCTCTGGGGCGATAGTGAGGCCTCATTTACCCTTACCGGGATATTCGCTCCGTCTAAACATGTCCTGAAGTCATTGAGCGCTCTCATTCTCCGTCCTACATACTCGCCGCTTGGAGCATTTTTTGTACTCCTAGGCGGTAATCTGCTTGCCTTTCTTGTGTGTgtgtttctttcttttttccttgaAGGATGGCCCCTTCGAAGAATCGGCCTGCCACGTCAGGCTATGCCCGCCTCGCTCAGGCGGACGAAGACAGAGAATTCGAGTACGAGTCTGACGAGGATCCCTACGCCGTTCCCCCTACCCTATCCTCGTCCGTCCCTCGATATGCCCCTATCCGCCCTACCGGCCATATGCAGGCCTCCAGACAGTCATCTCCTTCCCGTTACCGTAGTAGAAGACCCTACTACGGGAAAAGCCGTCGGGGCAGGACTGATTCATCTGGCGTGGACATAAAGGCGATAAATATGAGACTGGAGAAATGGGCTGAGGAGATTGCGTCGAAATTCAAGATTCATAGGGTTAAAGGTAAAACAAACGAGGAAGAACAGCTAGAAATACATCATACCGTTTTTCAAGCTCCCGAGGGTGTCCGCCCCGTGACTGCTGCATCCCTCGAAGCAGATCCTCCGGAGACCAAACGCATGGCCGAATCTGAATTTAATGACATCGTGGAGAGCGTGCGGGTGGCAATCGAGCTTGGAGTACACCCGAAAATGATCTCGCAAGGAAGCTCCGGGAGCTACTTCGCGCGAAATAGTGAAGGGAAGGTGGTTGGCGTCTTCAAACCCAAAGACGAGGAGCCGTATGCCTCACGGAATCCAAAATGGACCAAGTGGATACATAGAAACTTGTTCCCTTGCTTTTTTGGCCGGGCCTGCCTTATTCCTAACCTGTCGTATGTGTCTGAAGCCGCTGCCTATGTGCTCGATACCCGGTTAAAAACCCACCTTGTTCCCTACACCGACATCGTATGGCTCTCTTCCAAATCTTTCTATTACGACTTTTGGGATAGAAGACGGGCATGGAGAGGAAAGAAACCACTACCTGCCAAGCAGGGCAGTTTCCAAGTCTTCCTTAAGGGATATAAAGAtgccaatatcttcttgcgTGAACACCCATGGCCAGACCAGACGAGCGGTGGATTTCGTGCCGAAGATGCACCgcgaagaaagaagaggccCTGGAATGAAGCTTGTCGCCCATCCGGAATTCAGTCGGATGACGAAGATGAATATCAAGACGCTCGTATGCTCAGTCCATCTCCGCAGGACGATGGACCTCGAAAGTTTTATTGGACGGAAAATTTGAAGCAGTCATTTAGAGAAGAGCTTGAAAAGTTGGTTATTTTAGACTATATTATGCGAAACACAGACCGAGGGCTTGATAACTGGATGATAAAGGTGGATTGGCACACAGAAGAAGTCTCCATTGTGTCGGATCCGCCGAAGGCAAATGGAATAAATCATcttgatgatgaagatcaTATGCCGCCTCCACGCCCGATATCCGCGAATTCTGAACGAACAAACTCTCCTATGTATCCTTATAGGCGACATGAAACCATGGTAGCTACAAGCAGGACCGGGACTCCGTCCAATGCACCAGAGCTTTTGAACGCCTCGATATCGGTTGGAGCCATCGATAACAGTTTGTCTTGGCCATGGAAACACCCTGATGCTGTAAGTGTCAATAGAAATAATTATGTTCTTCGTGACTGATCTCTCCTAGTGGCGAAGTTTTCCTTTTGGGTGGCTCTTCCTTCCGGTTTCTCTTATTGGACAACCATTCTCACCAAAGACCCGGGACCACTTTCTACCTCTGCTCACATCGACGGCATGGTGGAGCGGAACCCAGACAGCGCTCCGGCGTGTCTTCAGCCAAGATTCCGATTTTAAAGAGAGCATGTTTGCAAGACAGATTGCTGTTATGAAGGGCCAAGCCTGGAATGTTGTGGAGACGTTGAAGCAAGCAGACCACGGCCCCTTAGAGCTGACTCGCAGGACAAGAGTCTGCGTTTGGGATGACCTTGTGGACATACCCGTCGCGATTCCTCTCCGTGTACCTTCCGGTGAGGCTCAGCGACGACATGCTCTTGATCACCTCGAGTCACAAGAAGAGATGGATATCAGTTCTGCCATGGCATCTGAGCCTGGTCCGCATCGTGATTTATTGAGCTTCGGCTCTCCAACAAATGAATTGCCCAACCCGAACCGATTCGAGCTCTCACGAGATACCACCTCTTTCGAATCAGGCAGGACAAGGGACCGGGCCACTAGTCCTATCTCGTTCAGCCAGGCTGATTTCGGGAATCTAGACCGTCTTGGTGAAAGTGGCAGGGAGCTTGCAAGCAGCTGGGCCACACTTCCACCTCGACCGACCGAACGTCAGTCCAAGCGATATGGCAAGCGACCTTCACATAGAAAGCAAGCATCTATGTCACGTCGGGACAGTACCATTGTCTTTGGTGGGGACGATCTTGAAGGGGATCTTGGCTATGCTGCCGCCGAAGAAATGGAGGGACACGAACGTAAAGTCATTGTGGAGCGGCTTGAGGCTGTTAAAAGCAAAAATCCGGTTTTTACATGGTGCTGATCTCTGGTCATTCCATATTTCGGAGTTCTGAAGCCACAGTACTTACTTCTACTATTTCTCTCCTGTATTACTCCTATCACTTTTATTATTTTTGATGGCTGGACTAATAATTTCTACTTTCTGCTTCTGATTCTTTTGGGTGGTGCTTACTCGATCTTCTCATCCTGTTTGAATGGCATGGCTCATGTGGAGTTGTATTTGAGGTTTTAGAAGCATGTTCAAAAGGCCACTCTGTATTTCCTTGTTCAACTTCCTCTGTCTTGTGCGACAATCCCCGTGGTTGAATTTTAGAACTTGTTACTCGTGTGTCAGGATACAGGACAGCATTTTCTAGCCTTTCACATCGTCTAGCCTGCATTTGGGTTGGAACTTCTTGTATGTATTGAGTTTTCGGGCGAGTCTTGTTACACCCTTTCGCAGTTTGTTTTTGATGTTATTGCTTGCTTTGATGATGTCAATATTGCTCATACTGCATTGAGAACAATAGTAGATAGGTTTTTTTCATCTTGAGAAACTGCAATTCCCACCCAGAAACAAGCAACAAGGTAGGCTGCAGCAGCTTTTTACGTGCTCCTTGCTCTCAACTCCGAGAGATGTGATACTTATGATAAGGTTAGGTTCGACAATGCCCTGCTTAGTCAGCATAAAACTTGGGTCAACCTTATTTaagctaactaactaagtaAACTAATTATTGCCACGCAGGTGAAGATTCTCTCACGCCTTGTTCAATCGCGTCAAAGGCATCCAGCCGAGATCACGCTCCACTCACCCCCATCTCTACTGTTACCTCAGTTTTGAGGTACTTGAATCCTTCTTTTACGCAGCTGCAGCTTTCTTTCTATTCCTCTATCGTGCGCTCTCCTATGCACTCTCCCGTCCTTCCCTCTCCTCCTCGGATAGTTGCCAGGAATTCGCCGGAATGAGTGGCCCTTCGGTGGCTCTTTTACTCGATCCCAAGAGCTTTAAAAGGCAATCCGCAACGGGTAACATGCCTCTTCGTCTATAATTTATCCATTTGAAACCGACAGCTGatctatctgtattctgaACCCAGAGCCTTCTTCGCGCAGCACTCCAAACAATGACGTCAAATGCGACCCACCGCCTCCGAGACCTGCATCCAGCCAGTCAGCTCCACAAGGTAATGGCCGACTCGAAACGAAACGTGAATTTGATCAGGTCCATGCGGGGGGCCAATCCCGAATGATCGAGGATATGTACGGTGTCGAAAGGCGGGAAAGTCAGCCCCTCAAAAGGATCCGAGTCGATGTGGCAAAGGGGAATGGGAGGAGTATGACAAGTCTGAATGATAAATATTCCGGAAAAGGCACGACAGATCTAGGACAGTATATGAAAAATACTCCAGAGCAGTCTGGGCCTACGGCACCTCCAGCTTCCAAGGCGATTGATCTCACTTCAGGTAAGGTTTTCAAGTTCTTTCCATTAACCAAAGGCGTCTAACCGTTTCATAATCAGATaatgacgacgatgatgtgATTTTTGTTGCAAATCGTGACCTGGGCGCAGAGGAGGTCTGCTATGGTAAGGTTGAACACGCTACAGTTCAGGCGCATCAAGTGCCGGTACCTCCGAAAACTGTATTCAAGGACATGACGCACGATTGGCCATCTATCAGATGCGAATTGGTTCGAAGACGTTCTCAAGACATGAGAATTGAAGTCAAAGACGCAGCTGGTAAAACATTCGGTTTAGTGGACCCCAAGACCTCTGCGGCGCTGGCTCCATTACTTGACAATGGCGTTGCTAAGTTCCGCACTCAAGCTCGCCTAGATGTTCGAAAGAGGTTGCCTGACGAATGGCCTGGACAGTCGACCTTTGGCAATTTTCGTATTTCTATCAATTTATACGGGCCGCGACGTTTGTCAGAGAGCACAGGAAGATTCCTTGGCCAAAAGAACGTCTGGCTAGGGACGCCAAATACGGTGGAGGCTGGAATATCGGTTTGTAACCCACATACTGAGAAACGCTTGGCCATGGCTGCAAATGCTACTCCAAATCGTTTTTCAGTTCAGTCTGAGACCCGCACAGCCGAGGAAGTGAATAGTGTTGTTATCAGGATGTTTGACCAGCTGAGGAGCGCACAAAATCTTCCAGAGATGGAACCATCCGATTTGATTAAGACATCGCTCCTCTCTCATCAGAAGCAAGCCCTTTGGTATATGTCAGAAAAGGAGAAGCCACGACAACTTGGGCCAAAGGAAGAGGATAACAATTCGCTGTGGCGAGTGCAATACCAATCAAACGGCCAGAGACTGTATCGCGAGATCATCAGTGGTGTGACGACCTTGGAACAGCCCCCGCAAGTCCTGGGCGGACTTCTAGCCGATATGATGGGCTTAGGTAAAACCCTAAGCATCTTATCTCTGGTGTGCTCCTCATTACCACAAGCCACGCAGTGGGCTAAAGGGGAAATCCAAGACGAAATATTCCACACGAGCCTTCCGGCCCTCAATGCTAAAACTACTCTATTAGTGTCACCACTAAGCGCGGTGAGCAATTGGACGAGCCAGATCAAAGAACATTTGCAAGAAGGGGCCATTTCTTACTATGTATTCCATGGACCCTCGCGAACTGAAGATCCCGCAGAATTGGCGAAATATGACTTGGTCATCACCACCTACAGCACAGTACTCAGTGATCTCGCGCGTAAAAGCTCCAAAAGGGGGGCAAGTCCCCTCGCGCAATTGAACTTCTTTCGAATAGTATTGGATGAGGCTCATGCAATACGGGAACAATCCGGAGCTCAAAGCCAGGCAATCTTTAGCCTAAATGCTCAGCGTCGGTGGTCCGTCACCGGAACTCCTATTCAAAATCGGCTGGAAGACTTAGGTTCTGTCACCAAATTTCTGAGATTATACCCGTACAATGAAAAGGGACGATTTGCAGCACATATCATCTCACCTTTTAAATGCGAGAACCCTAGCGCCATAACCAATTTAAGGGTGTTTATTGACTCTTTTACACTCCGTCGGGTAAAAGACCGTATCAATCTACCTCCTCGCAATGATCATACTGTTCTGCTTACCTTTTCTGAACATGAAAAAGCGCTACACGAATTTTTCCGGAAGGAGTCTAATGTTATGATGAACGTCATCGCTGGCCAAACTAGAGAGAAAATGAGTGGTAGCATGTACCATCTGGTTTTGAAGGCCATGATGATCTTGCGACAAATTAGCGCTCATGGCAAAGAGCTGCTCGATCAGGAGGATCGCGACAGGTTCAAAGGGCTGACGGCGAGCGACGCTATTGATTTAGAGGAATTAGAGTATAATGCAACGGATGCTGCTGACAGAAAGGCGTACGAGATGCTTTCGCTGATGAAAGAATCGTCCGCCGATATTTGTGTAAAGTGCGGCAATTTCATCCCGTTGCAATCGGGTGACGAGACTCCCGGAGACAAGAACGGTATGGCAGCTAGTATGCTACCGTGCTTTGATCTTCTCTGTGCAGATTGTTTTGCTCGGTTTAGACCAGTTTTCGATGACAATGTTGGAAAACCCGTACAGCTTAGATGTGTCTTCTGCAAGAACCTGATAGCACCCGCCTACGCTATCATAACCCCTGCGGGGTTTGAGAAATACCAAACCACACAACTCGCCGCAAAGCAGAATCGCAAACAAGTCAAGGTGTTGG
This window harbors:
- the LSB6 gene encoding phosphatidyl inositol kinase (EggNog:ENOG410PFJI~COG:T~BUSCO:3018at33183), which gives rise to MAPSKNRPATSGYARLAQADEDREFEYESDEDPYAVPPTLSSSVPRYAPIRPTGHMQASRQSSPSRYRSRRPYYGKSRRGRTDSSGVDIKAINMRLEKWAEEIASKFKIHRVKGKTNEEEQLEIHHTVFQAPEGVRPVTAASLEADPPETKRMAESEFNDIVESVRVAIELGVHPKMISQGSSGSYFARNSEGKVVGVFKPKDEEPYASRNPKWTKWIHRNLFPCFFGRACLIPNLSYVSEAAAYVLDTRLKTHLVPYTDIVWLSSKSFYYDFWDRRRAWRGKKPLPAKQGSFQVFLKGYKDANIFLREHPWPDQTSGGFRAEDAPRRKKRPWNEACRPSGIQSDDEDEYQDARMLSPSPQDDGPRKFYWTENLKQSFREELEKLVILDYIMRNTDRGLDNWMIKVDWHTEEVSIVSDPPKANGINHLDDEDHMPPPRPISANSERTNSPMYPYRRHETMVATSRTGTPSNAPELLNASISVGAIDNSLSWPWKHPDAWRSFPFGWLFLPVSLIGQPFSPKTRDHFLPLLTSTAWWSGTQTALRRVFSQDSDFKESMFARQIAVMKGQAWNVVETLKQADHGPLELTRRTRVCVWDDLVDIPVAIPLRVPSGEAQRRHALDHLESQEEMDISSAMASEPGPHRDLLSFGSPTNELPNPNRFELSRDTTSFESGRTRDRATSPISFSQADFGNLDRLGESGRELASSWATLPPRPTERQSKRYGKRPSHRKQASMSRRDSTIVFGGDDLEGDLGYAAAEEMEGHERKVIVERLEAVKSKNPVFTWC
- a CDS encoding uncharacterized protein (EggNog:ENOG410PISK~COG:K~BUSCO:804at33183) — protein: MSGPSVALLLDPKSFKRQSATEPSSRSTPNNDVKCDPPPPRPASSQSAPQGNGRLETKREFDQVHAGGQSRMIEDMYGVERRESQPLKRIRVDVAKGNGRSMTSLNDKYSGKGTTDLGQYMKNTPEQSGPTAPPASKAIDLTSDNDDDDVIFVANRDLGAEEVCYGKVEHATVQAHQVPVPPKTVFKDMTHDWPSIRCELVRRRSQDMRIEVKDAAGKTFGLVDPKTSAALAPLLDNGVAKFRTQARLDVRKRLPDEWPGQSTFGNFRISINLYGPRRLSESTGRFLGQKNVWLGTPNTVEAGISVCNPHTEKRLAMAANATPNRFSVQSETRTAEEVNSVVIRMFDQLRSAQNLPEMEPSDLIKTSLLSHQKQALWYMSEKEKPRQLGPKEEDNNSLWRVQYQSNGQRLYREIISGVTTLEQPPQVLGGLLADMMGLGKTLSILSLVCSSLPQATQWAKGEIQDEIFHTSLPALNAKTTLLVSPLSAVSNWTSQIKEHLQEGAISYYVFHGPSRTEDPAELAKYDLVITTYSTVLSDLARKSSKRGASPLAQLNFFRIVLDEAHAIREQSGAQSQAIFSLNAQRRWSVTGTPIQNRLEDLGSVTKFLRLYPYNEKGRFAAHIISPFKCENPSAITNLRVFIDSFTLRRVKDRINLPPRNDHTVLLTFSEHEKALHEFFRKESNVMMNVIAGQTREKMSGSMYHLVLKAMMILRQISAHGKELLDQEDRDRFKGLTASDAIDLEELEYNATDAADRKAYEMLSLMKESSADICVKCGNFIPLQSGDETPGDKNGMAASMLPCFDLLCADCFARFRPVFDDNVGKPVQLRCVFCKNLIAPAYAIITPAGFEKYQTTQLAAKQNRKQVKVLGQYEGPHTKTKALISHLLGTVEESKHKPDQPPIKSVVFSSWTSHLDLIEIALQDNGIRGFTRLDGTMALKQRNVALDKFRDDENITVLLATLGAGGVGLNLTSASRVYIMEPQYNPAAVAQAVDRVHRLGQTREVTTVQFIMKESIEEKIAELAKKKQKLANMSLNRGKSDKREMMEERMKEYRSLFK